In Dermacentor variabilis isolate Ectoservices chromosome 10, ASM5094787v1, whole genome shotgun sequence, the genomic window AAGACAGGCCGAATTCCGTTGCGTTGTACTGAGCGGCGCTTTGCACGAAGTGGCTCACGTTGGCACTCAGTGGTTCCGTCAAAATGTTCGTGTTCCCCTTGTACAGCGATTCGTAGAAGATGAAGTCGCACACCCCGTCGCTGGGAAGCGCCGTTGACTGCTGGAAGTGGGTGCTGACCGTGCAGAGGAGCGGGAACACCAGCTTCGGATTCGGGGCTGAAAGTTGGACAACGGAAAATGTGAGAGGGAGCGTGCAAGTTTGTCTCGGGGGCTGCTCCAATAGAGAAACCCTAAAGCGAATAGTATTCTTtgcctcacccgccgtggttgctcagtggctatggtgttgggctgctgagcacgaggtcgcgggatcaaatccccgccacggcggccgcatttcgatgggggcgaaatgcgaaaacacccgtgcgcttagatttaggtgcacgttaaagaaccccaggtggtcaaaatttccggagtcctccactacggcgtgcctcataatcagaaagtggttttggcacgtaaaacacaaaaaaaaaaaaattctttgcctctgtcgcccgttttcgtggttggtcggCAGTCGACGGTCGGACTCGGCAAGGAAaggcgtgcgtgcgttcgttcgctcgctcgctcgctcgttcgttcgttcgtacagattacattgacaatcatcgtcgatggttttcTGCGCAAGGTTTTTcatcgaatgctacgcgaatgtTTGTAAAAACACTGACTTCGATTAAGGAATCGAACATGCAATGTCCTCCTCAGTTTTAAATAATGTAAGGttgtaaaatttaaaaaaaaatggcgggggaggggggggggaggggagggggagtggCAAACTCGAATAGGAATATATGAAAACATGTGCGATTCGATCAGTGAGTCTAATATGTTTCCTCTTCTGAAAGTAAAACGAGGGCTGAAATGGAAGTGCCGCGTAGAATATATTCTAACGCTTTAGAATATTCCCAACGCTATCTCGGCAATTCTGAGCAATTTGCATATGACCAAAAGGATAAGAAAAAAACGCTACTCCTACTGGTTGGTGCACAGTGCACACATGAAGTAAGCGGTGTACCACATGACAGTTTATTATGATAAGCGGACGCCAATAATCGCAATAACGTGTAATCTCGACACCAATCGAATATTCAGACAGATTGACTATAGCATATTTCCGGGCCTGGAGGACAGTGCATATGAAAAAGATAAAAACGTATGTTTGACAGCGCATGCGTGTTTTGGCGGTGAAATTGTGCAAAGACGCGATGACTGCTGAAGACTCTTAATTATTACTTTTGACTTTAGAAAAGAAATCTTCCATTCGATAATCAGAGATTTGTGGTGAGCTTCTGCCAAAGAAGTTTTCTGGTATTGTTTATACTATTTATCATTACAAGTCCTGTTGAAACTTTATAGCGTTGCGCGATTCCGTAAATGCTTCATAGATTGATTACTTAGAGCATCGTTACTTACCCCTTGTCGTTCTGATCGTAGGTATGGTTCGTACTATCGGCCTGGGTGTTGGGGTGGTTGTGGTCGTTGTCGTAGTAgttgtggtggtggttgtggtggttgttgtggtagttgtggtggttgttgtagtagttgtagtagttgATGTGGTGGTTGTAGTAGTTGTTGTAGTGGTGGTTgttgtggtggttgtggtggttgtTGTCGTGGTAGATGTAGTAGTTGTTGTAGTGGTCGTGGTAGTTGTAGTTGTcgttgtggttgtggtggttgTTGTGGTGGTTGTTGTGGTGGTTGGGGTGCTCGTCGCCGTGCTTGTAGTGGTTGTGGCGGCGGCTGTTGTGGTAGGAGCCGCCGTTGGCTTGCTTGAGGCTTCCGTAGTCCCTACGTGCACCAGAATATCTGTGAACTGTTGAACCAACTAGCAATAATTAACTACTGCTTTATAACTGACTTTTCTTCCGCTGTAACAGCCGAGTGTTGCTTCATTTAACCCAACCTACCACCATCCTTTTTTCTTTTGAGCCAGAACGATGCACTACAAAACATCGACCAACAAATATCACGCAGCATAGTTAGGTAAGAAGACAAGGGAATCCGACGAGCTCGATTATTTGTTATTCACAACCATGCGAAGAGAAAAGAAATTGAAGCCAAAGAAATCATAGGGGAAGTTAACAGCAATTTTTACTGAAGTGCAGCAATAATCAGGTAAAGAGGAAATGAAACCGGGCGAAAGCATACCTTTCCGCAGGTCGGCACCAAACCCACATTCCCCACAATCCCCTGCGGTGCTTTAGCAACTACCATAAACCAACTTTGTGACTAACAAGAAAAAGACCAGGGTTCTCaacaccattttctttttcttcgttctcGTCGCTTAGCGAGGGCCTCGATTTCGGCAGTCTTGAAGCCATGACGCAGCATACGAGGCCTTATTGGCCACTAACAAGCTTCTGAGATAACATACGTGGTAATTGCTGTTAAAATGGGCATTCCCCGTCCGCCGCCTTGGCCGCGGGAGGTGCAGGCTAAAACGTGTGGGCTAATCTTCTACAAAAAGCACCCAGAGAATGGCCGTCTGGGTAGCTTATTTGGTAGAGCGCCGCACGCGCAACGGAGACCATGTGGGTTTGGTCtccgcctgcggcaagttatcttgTCGTCCTTTCTCATTATTCCCGTTACTtgattatttctacatttctgaGCCTACATCGTCCGTCACTTCGTATGATTGTGGACACGTGGTAAGCTGCTTTTATGTCATCTGGTGTTCTGTTATGTCATCTAGTGCTTTTTTATCTTTCCCATCAAAGGTGAACATCAATCAACTAGCCCGACCCGCACGCCTGCGGCCCAGTGCTACGCTAATTGGTATGCACGGTCACGGCGGCACAAGCGAAgctaaagtttttcttttttatttattttttttttacagcgaagccgttagcctctagttggttcGGTGTTTTGTGTCCCCGTGCGCGGTGCTCACATAaaaacaaacggcagctggaaagctCTGTGTTTCAGTTTCCTCGTAATGAAATTATGTTTTCGCGTGAATTAggattacaatccgatgctatcatgtctggtGTTTGTGCGAAAGTCCTTCTTTACGAATTTTCCGAGCcattttacttcgagaaattcaattagtccaATAACGAACTTGCGctaggcggagggcctacaaggatgaggatgtatgctgGGCTAACGGTGTTGCTACCTAtcggccgcggccactcaggGAGACTTCGAACGGCAGCTGAAATAAAAagggctttgtgtttgagtttccgcgtaacagaattatgttttctactATATCTGAATTACaattgtgtgcaagtcgtacttgaCGTCTTTTTCAGGCGCTTTTTACGTTTAAACACTCATTTGGTTCAACaacgcacttgcgcttggcgtaGGACCAAGAACAATGAGGATGCGTggtgcacttccgcacacgtgcgcgcgT contains:
- the LOC142559302 gene encoding uncharacterized protein LOC142559302, which translates into the protein MARRVQQEAPESSLAAVYTPRTKHLGDGNARARVLKPDMLGVLPVLAAVTVAPLFAATAPIKQHRDYGSLKQANGGSYHNSRRHNHYKHGDEHPNHHNNHHNNHHNHNDNYNYHDHYNNYYIYHDNNHHNHHNNHHYNNYYNHHINYYNYYNNHHNYHNNHHNHHHNYYDNDHNHPNTQADSTNHTYDQNDKGPESEAGVPAPLHGQHPLPAVNGASQRRGVRLHLLRIAVQGEHEHFDGTTECQREPLRAKRRSVQRNGIRPVFRLRKFDDYAASTATATLSPIIALGVSVDVPKVFGWHMDRMK